The genomic DNA CGTCACCATGGCGTTCACCGCCACCGCCGTGTCCGAGGACTTCGGGCTCACCGGCTCCCAGCTCGGCTGGCTGCTCTCCTCGGCCCTGCTGGGTATCGGCATCGGCTCCATTCTGCTCGGCCCGCTCGCCGACCGCTTCGGCCGCCGTCGTCTCATCATCGTGGCCCTGGTCATCGACCTCATCGGCCTGACCATGACCTCCCTGTCCGACAGCCTCGGCGAGCTGCTGCTGTGGCGAGTCATCACGGGCATCGGCGTCGGCGGCATCCTCGCCTGCGTGACCGTCCTGGTCAGCGAGTTCTCCAACCTGCGCTTCCGGGGACTGGCCATGTCCATCTACTCCTCCGGCTACGGCATCGGTGCCGCCGTCTGCGGCATCCTCGCCGCCCGCACCATCCCGACGCAGGGTTGGCAGACCGTCTTCATCGCCGGCGCCGTGCTCACCGCGGTCGCCCTTGTCGTCACCGTCTTCCTCGTCCCCGAGACCGCCGAAGTCCATGCGGGCAAGGGTCGCCAGGACAGGATCGTCGACCTCGCCCGCACCCTGGGCAAGGAGACCGACCTGGCCCCGACCGTGATCAACGCCGCCGCCAAGCCCTCCATCAGCGCCGTGCTGCGCAGCGACATGCTCAAGGTCACCCTCCGTCTCTGGATCGCCTTCTCCCTGATCAACTTCGCCTTCACCTTCGCCAACCAGTGGACCCCGAAGCTGCTGACCGAGGCGGGCCTCTCCACCCAGCAGGGCATCATCGGCGGCATCATGCTCTCCTTCGGCGGCACCATCGGATCCCTGATCTACGGCGCCCTGACGACGAAGATCGACGCCCGCAAGCTCCTCATCGCCGTGAGCCTGCTGGCCACGCTCGTTCTCGTCGCGTTCATTTACTCCGCCGGCCTGCCGACGCTGATGTTCGCGCTCGGCGTCGGGGTGGGCATGCTGCTCAACGCGGGTGTGACCGGCATGTACACCATCACCCCGCAGGCCTACCCGGCCTGGCTGCGCACCACCGGCGTCGGCACCGCGATCGGCGTCTCCCGCGTCGGTTCCGTCACCGCCCCGATCGTCGTGGGCTACCTGGTCGACGCCGGCTGGTCCCCCGCCAGCCTCTACGTGGGCGCGGGCCTCATCGTCGGCCTGACCGCGCTGGCGCTGATCGGGGTCCGCGAGTACTCCGAACCCAAGCAGGACGCCGCCCCGAGCCCGAGCCCGGCCCTGGCCGGATAGGACCCGGGCCAGGCGCGCCAGATTCGACGCGATGGTCCCTCGTGGCCTTCGCGCTGCCGCGGTGGCGACTCGGGTTGTCCACCGCCGTACTCGCTCACGACGGCAACATTTTTCTCCCGAGCAGCGGCCTCTTCTGAAGCCGCCCGGAATCAGGTTTATCGTGGGAGGCATGGATTCAGAGCTTGAACACGTCCTGCACCTGGAACGGGAACTGCAGACCCCGTCCGTCCGGCGTGACCGCGAGCGGTTGACGGAGCTGCTCCACCCGGACTTCGTGGAGTTCGGGGCGTCAGGCAGGCGCTGGGACCGCGACGCCATGCTCGACGACGTCGAGCGTGATCGACGGGTCATCCACATCAAGAAGCTTGAGGCCCGGACGCTGGCCGAAGACCTCATCCAGGTGTTCTGGCAGTCGAAGATCAACGAGCACAGGGCCCGACGATCCTCGCTGTGGAAGCGCACGGGCGGAACGTGGCGGATCATTCACCATCAGGCAACGCCCCTGACATGACGACGGCGCCCCACCTTCATGGGAAGGTGGGGCGCCGCTGTGTCGCGTCGACAAGCGCTTTAGCCGTTGAGCTTACGGTAGTCGAAGACCTGGTCGACGATGCCGTACTCGACGGCTGCCTCGGCGGTGAGGATCTTGTCGCGGTCGGTGTCCTCGCGGACCTGCTGCGGGGTCTTTCCGGTGTGGCGTGCCAGGGTCTCCTCCATCTGGTGGCGCATCCGCTCGATTTCAGCGGCCTGGATCTCCAGGTCGGAGACCTGGCCCTGGGTCCCCTGGGTGGACGGCTGGTGGATCAGCACACGGGAGTTCGGCAGCAGGGCGCGCTTGCCCGGGGCGCCGGCCGCGAGGATGACGGCGGCGGCGGAGGCGGCCTGGCCCAGGCAGACGGTGGCGACGTCGGGACGGACGTACTGCATGGTGTCGTAGATCGCCATCAGCGCCGTGAAGGAACCGCCCGGCGAGTTGATGTACATGGTGATGTCGCGGTCCGGGTCCTGGGACTCGAGGACCAGCAGCTGGGCCATGATGTCGTTCGCGGAGGTGTCGTCGACCTGGGTGCCCAGGAAGATGATGCGCTCCTCGAAGAGCTTGGAGTACGGGTTGGTTTCCTTGGTGCCGTAGGACGACTGCTCGATAAACGACGGCA from Corynebacterium guangdongense includes the following:
- a CDS encoding MFS transporter — translated: MHTSTSLRPTFREAIDNSPMSARQWLIIAIAAFINMLDGYDLVTMAFTATAVSEDFGLTGSQLGWLLSSALLGIGIGSILLGPLADRFGRRRLIIVALVIDLIGLTMTSLSDSLGELLLWRVITGIGVGGILACVTVLVSEFSNLRFRGLAMSIYSSGYGIGAAVCGILAARTIPTQGWQTVFIAGAVLTAVALVVTVFLVPETAEVHAGKGRQDRIVDLARTLGKETDLAPTVINAAAKPSISAVLRSDMLKVTLRLWIAFSLINFAFTFANQWTPKLLTEAGLSTQQGIIGGIMLSFGGTIGSLIYGALTTKIDARKLLIAVSLLATLVLVAFIYSAGLPTLMFALGVGVGMLLNAGVTGMYTITPQAYPAWLRTTGVGTAIGVSRVGSVTAPIVVGYLVDAGWSPASLYVGAGLIVGLTALALIGVREYSEPKQDAAPSPSPALAG
- a CDS encoding nuclear transport factor 2 family protein is translated as MDSELEHVLHLERELQTPSVRRDRERLTELLHPDFVEFGASGRRWDRDAMLDDVERDRRVIHIKKLEARTLAEDLIQVFWQSKINEHRARRSSLWKRTGGTWRIIHHQATPLT
- a CDS encoding ATP-dependent Clp protease proteolytic subunit; translation: MNTPQMPQSRYVLPSFIEQSSYGTKETNPYSKLFEERIIFLGTQVDDTSANDIMAQLLVLESQDPDRDITMYINSPGGSFTALMAIYDTMQYVRPDVATVCLGQAASAAAVILAAGAPGKRALLPNSRVLIHQPSTQGTQGQVSDLEIQAAEIERMRHQMEETLARHTGKTPQQVREDTDRDKILTAEAAVEYGIVDQVFDYRKLNG